The following proteins are co-located in the Vigna angularis cultivar LongXiaoDou No.4 chromosome 2, ASM1680809v1, whole genome shotgun sequence genome:
- the LOC108328363 gene encoding WUSCHEL-related homeobox 11 produces MEDERQKEAKSPRHGPEKSEAVRSRWTPKPEQILILESIFNSGMVNPPKDETVRIRKLLEKFGAVGDANVFYWFQNRRSRSRRRQRQMMQQAAATAAAINQPQPQPQPQPQPQPQPQPQPQLQPHGLVAGGAIQHDHHHNQVNLVASESATSNIGLGSCVSYDLLGGSSSSCSGGGQQGMGGFFSGSSPQMGFPEIIDHTPPSPSVLFPPFDPNLTFQTGYGGTDISAFITVFINGIATELPKGPIDMKTVFGEDVMLVHSSGVPILANDFGFLMQNLQHGESYFLVSKPT; encoded by the exons ATGGAAGATGAGAGGCAGAAAGAGGCAAAGAGTCCAAGGCATGGCCCTGAGAAGAGTGAAGCGGTTCGGTCGAGGTGGACTCCCAAGCCGGAACAAATTCTCATACTGGAATCCATCTTCAACAGTGGCATGGTGAACCCTCCCAAAGATGAAACCGTAAGAATAAGGAAGCTGCTTGAGAAATTCGGTGCTGTGGGTGATGCCAACGTCTTCTACTGGTTCCAGAACCGCCGCTCCAGATCCCGCCGCCGCCAGCGCCAGATGATGCAGCAGGCAGCCGCCACCGCTGCTGCGATTAACCAGCCACAGCCTCAGCCACAGCCTCAGCCTCAGCCTCAGCCTCAGCCTCAGCCTCAGCCTCAGCTTCAGCCTCATGGTCTTGTTGCTGGTGGTGCAATTCagcatgatcatcatcataatcAGGTTAACCTTGTTGCAAGTGAAAGTGCTACTTCAAACATTGGTCTTGGTTCTTGTGTTTCTTATGATCTCCTAGGTGGTTCCTCTTCATCGTGTAGTGGTGGTGGACAACAAGGCATGGGTGGTTTCTTTTCTGGTTCTTCTCCTCAAATGGGTTTTCCTGAAATAATTGATCACACCCCACCTTCCCCATCAGTTTTGTTCCCTCCTTTTGATCCCAATTTGACCTTCCAGACTG GATATGGAGGCACTGATATCTCAGCATTCATCACAGTTTTCATCAATGGGATTGCAACAGAACTTCCAAAGGGACCAATAGACATGAAGACTGTGTTTGGAGAAGATGTTATGCTAGTTCATTCCTCTGGAGTGCCTATTCTCGCCAATGATTTCGGATTCTTGATGCAGAACCTTCAGCATGGAGAAAGCTACTTTCTG GTATCAAAGCCAACATAA